In one window of Cytophagaceae bacterium ABcell3 DNA:
- the ettA gene encoding energy-dependent translational throttle protein EttA produces MSNETIIFSMAGVSKVFPPKKQVLKNIYLSFFYGAKIGVLGLNGSGKSTLLKIIAGIDKDYQGEVAFSSGYTVGLLEQEPQLDPEKTVKEIVEEGVQEVMDLLKEFEEINLKFAEPMSDDEMNKLIERQGTVQEKLDHLNAWDIDSKLERAMDALRCPPQDAVIKNLSGGEKRRVAMCRLLLKEPDVLLLDEPTNHLDAESVLWLEQHLQQYKGTVIAVTHDRYFLDNVAGWILELDRGEGIPWKGNYSSWLEQKQSRLAQEEKTESKRQKTLERELDWIRMSPKARQAKSKARISSYEKLLGEEAKQKEEKLELFIPPGNRLGSKVIEARDVSKAFGDRILFENLNFALPQGGIVGIIGPNGAGKTTLFRLITGQEKPDTGEFEVGETVEIGYLDQEHHSLDPEKTVYELISDGNELINLGGRQVNARAYVSKFNFAGSDQEKKVGVLSGGERNRVHLAMTLKMGANLLLLDEPTNDLDVNTLRALEDALENFGGCAVIISHDRWFLDRVATHILAFEGDSQVYWFEGNFSDYEENRKKRLGNAEPQKFKYKKLVK; encoded by the coding sequence ATGAGCAACGAAACCATAATTTTTTCGATGGCGGGGGTAAGTAAAGTATTCCCTCCTAAAAAGCAAGTTTTAAAAAATATTTACCTCTCCTTTTTTTATGGAGCAAAAATAGGTGTACTTGGCCTAAACGGTTCTGGAAAGTCTACCTTATTAAAAATCATTGCAGGTATAGACAAAGACTATCAAGGCGAAGTCGCTTTCTCTTCCGGCTATACAGTTGGGCTTCTTGAACAAGAACCTCAGCTAGACCCTGAGAAAACAGTTAAAGAAATCGTTGAAGAAGGGGTGCAAGAAGTAATGGACCTTCTAAAGGAGTTTGAGGAAATCAACCTGAAATTTGCAGAACCTATGTCTGACGATGAGATGAACAAGCTTATTGAGAGACAAGGAACTGTACAGGAAAAACTCGACCACCTGAATGCTTGGGACATTGACAGCAAGCTGGAACGTGCCATGGACGCGCTAAGGTGCCCTCCGCAGGACGCTGTTATTAAAAACCTTTCCGGTGGAGAAAAAAGGCGTGTAGCAATGTGCAGGCTCCTCCTTAAAGAACCTGATGTATTGCTATTGGACGAACCTACCAACCACTTGGATGCAGAGTCTGTATTGTGGCTGGAACAACATCTACAGCAGTATAAGGGAACTGTAATTGCTGTTACCCACGACCGTTACTTCCTAGACAATGTGGCCGGGTGGATCCTAGAACTAGACAGAGGCGAGGGTATCCCATGGAAAGGGAATTACTCTTCTTGGTTAGAGCAAAAACAAAGTCGTCTAGCTCAGGAAGAAAAAACAGAATCTAAACGACAAAAAACCTTAGAAAGGGAGCTTGACTGGATCAGGATGTCCCCTAAAGCCAGACAGGCCAAGTCCAAAGCCCGTATCAGCTCTTATGAAAAACTATTAGGGGAAGAAGCTAAACAAAAGGAAGAAAAGCTGGAATTATTTATCCCACCGGGCAACAGGCTAGGTTCTAAAGTAATAGAGGCAAGAGATGTATCTAAGGCATTTGGAGACAGGATCTTGTTTGAAAACCTTAACTTTGCACTCCCTCAAGGTGGTATTGTCGGCATTATTGGCCCTAACGGCGCAGGAAAAACTACTCTTTTTAGGTTAATTACTGGCCAAGAAAAACCTGACACTGGCGAATTTGAAGTTGGGGAAACAGTAGAAATCGGTTATTTAGACCAGGAACACCATAGCTTAGATCCAGAAAAAACAGTTTATGAATTGATCTCTGATGGCAATGAACTCATAAACCTAGGTGGTCGTCAAGTAAATGCTAGGGCTTATGTCAGCAAATTTAATTTTGCAGGTTCTGACCAAGAAAAGAAAGTAGGCGTACTTTCCGGTGGAGAGAGAAATAGGGTACATTTGGCCATGACATTAAAAATGGGCGCTAACTTGCTCCTTCTGGATGAACCTACCAATGACTTGGACGTAAACACTCTGAGGGCACTGGAAGATGCGCTGGAAAACTTTGGTGGTTGCGCTGTCATTATTTCGCACGACAGGTGGTTCTTGGATAGGGTTGCTACACATATCCTTGCCTTTGAAGGTGACAGCCAAGTATATTGGTTTGAAGGAAACTTCTCTGACTACGAGGAAAACCGTAAAAAGCGACTTGGCAATGCTGAGCCGCAGAAGTTCAAGTACAAAAAACTTGTTAAATAG
- a CDS encoding ATP-binding protein codes for MKLLSRHKIVFTYGLSIVNLVVIVLFTLLLTNHKYNKLHNEENVFKLIHALENLELALTRSETDVKNYLLTSDKRYIEEYNGLKSELYDKIDSLNGLLVVDDKKHSSRFDDLNELIEARLFLLDYAIEIQDKGGVEDASWFLKTFNDKEYSEKISEIKSEIISMQKDMIRAEKAEKELNLQVREYIIVSASMASLFISIIAVGTIVRDLNHRIRNERKLMRLNKDKDRFFSIISHDLRGPAHNLIALCDIMQNDDLSDGERKHLVQMMQSSSRQNYNLLISLLDWAKMQLGDFKAKPVMADLHDIAAENLNIYAGNARQKGIKMLNKVPRGAMAFVDPDMMKTILRNTITNAIKYTNSRGEVSISAETTKDHVTLKVVDTGVGMDRKTMDKLFKLGYQRSKKGTAGEEGTGLGLLLCEEFVKKCGGKIMLDSQKGKGTTVSISLPLTEKVGSYKKGSRMWL; via the coding sequence ATGAAACTTCTATCCAGGCATAAAATCGTTTTTACCTACGGGTTATCTATTGTTAATCTGGTGGTTATCGTTTTGTTTACCCTGCTCCTTACTAATCATAAGTACAACAAGCTGCATAATGAGGAGAATGTATTTAAATTAATACATGCGCTAGAGAACCTGGAATTAGCCCTGACACGCAGTGAAACAGATGTCAAAAACTATCTGCTTACTTCTGACAAAAGGTATATTGAAGAATATAATGGGTTGAAAAGTGAATTATATGATAAAATTGATTCATTAAATGGTTTGCTGGTCGTTGATGATAAAAAACACAGTTCCCGTTTTGATGATTTGAATGAGCTGATAGAAGCAAGGCTTTTTTTGCTTGATTATGCTATTGAAATACAAGATAAAGGTGGCGTTGAAGATGCCTCTTGGTTTTTAAAAACTTTTAATGACAAAGAGTATTCCGAGAAAATATCTGAAATAAAGAGTGAAATCATTAGCATGCAGAAGGATATGATCAGAGCGGAAAAGGCTGAAAAAGAGTTGAACCTTCAGGTGAGGGAATACATCATTGTATCTGCTAGTATGGCTTCGTTGTTTATATCTATCATAGCAGTAGGAACTATTGTTAGGGACTTAAATCACCGGATTCGCAATGAAAGGAAGCTTATGCGGTTGAATAAGGACAAAGACCGGTTTTTCTCAATCATCAGCCATGATCTCAGGGGGCCTGCTCACAACCTGATTGCTTTATGTGATATTATGCAAAATGATGATTTAAGTGATGGGGAACGGAAGCATTTGGTACAAATGATGCAGTCGTCGTCCAGGCAGAACTACAACTTGCTTATTAGTCTGTTGGATTGGGCAAAAATGCAGTTGGGTGACTTTAAAGCCAAGCCTGTTATGGCCGACTTGCATGATATAGCAGCTGAAAACCTGAATATTTATGCAGGAAATGCGCGGCAAAAGGGCATTAAAATGCTCAATAAGGTCCCTAGAGGGGCAATGGCATTTGTTGACCCCGATATGATGAAGACCATTTTAAGAAATACCATTACCAACGCCATAAAGTATACCAATTCTAGGGGTGAAGTTTCTATATCTGCCGAAACAACTAAAGACCATGTTACTTTAAAGGTAGTTGATACTGGTGTTGGAATGGATAGGAAAACAATGGACAAACTGTTTAAGCTTGGTTATCAAAGAAGCAAGAAAGGGACTGCCGGGGAAGAAGGGACTGGTTTAGGGCTGCTTTTATGTGAAGAATTTGTAAAGAAATGTGGAGGCAAGATCATGCTGGACAGCCAGAAGGGGAAAGGTACTACGGTTTCTATCTCCCTGCCTTTGACAGAAAAAGTTGGAAGTTATAAAAAAGGGTCCAGAATGTGGCTCTGA
- a CDS encoding ferritin-like domain-containing protein: MNVKNLNDLLVDFVKDLYSAETQLEKALPKMANKVNNEELKKSFKHHLDQTKQQKERLETIAKKMGISPKGKSCAAMEGLVHEAEEMFEEIKDPDTLDAGLIGAAQKVEHYEIASYGTAKTFAKILGENEVANLLNETLEEEKETDMKLTQIAEKVVNVKATA; the protein is encoded by the coding sequence ATGAACGTAAAAAACCTTAATGACCTGTTAGTAGATTTTGTAAAAGACCTTTACAGTGCAGAGACTCAGTTAGAAAAAGCCCTGCCCAAAATGGCTAACAAAGTAAACAACGAGGAGCTTAAAAAAAGCTTTAAACACCACCTAGACCAAACGAAACAACAAAAAGAGCGCTTGGAAACAATTGCAAAAAAAATGGGGATTTCTCCTAAAGGAAAAAGTTGTGCTGCCATGGAAGGGCTGGTTCATGAAGCAGAAGAAATGTTTGAAGAAATAAAAGATCCAGACACCCTGGACGCTGGGTTAATAGGAGCAGCACAGAAAGTAGAACATTATGAGATAGCAAGCTATGGCACTGCAAAAACATTTGCAAAAATCTTGGGCGAAAATGAGGTAGCAAACCTTTTGAACGAAACGCTTGAAGAAGAAAAAGAAACTGACATGAAATTGACACAGATAGCCGAAAAAGTTGTCAATGTAAAAGCAACAGCATAA
- the sucD gene encoding succinate--CoA ligase subunit alpha, protein MSVLVNKNSKIVVQGFTGSEGSFHASQMIEYGTNVVGGVTPGKGGTTHLDKPVFNTVEDAVKTTGADVSIIFVPPAFAADAIMEAADAGIKVIICITEGIPVKDMIYAKEYIKNKSVTLVGPNCPGVITPEEAKVGIMPGFVFKKGRIGIVSKSGTLTYEAADQIVKAGLGISTAIGIGGDPIIGTSTKEAVKLLMEDDETDAIVMIGEIGGSYEAEAAKWIQENGNKKPVVGFIAGQTAPAGRRMGHAGAIVGGADDTAAAKMKIMRECGLSVAESPAEIGDVMVKALKQKELA, encoded by the coding sequence ATGAGTGTATTAGTAAATAAGAATTCCAAGATCGTAGTTCAGGGATTTACAGGTTCTGAAGGCTCTTTTCATGCTAGCCAGATGATAGAATACGGAACCAATGTAGTAGGTGGGGTTACTCCAGGCAAAGGGGGCACTACTCATCTTGACAAGCCTGTCTTCAATACAGTAGAAGATGCTGTCAAAACAACCGGAGCTGACGTTTCTATAATTTTTGTACCACCAGCATTTGCTGCTGATGCGATCATGGAAGCTGCTGATGCAGGAATTAAAGTAATCATCTGTATTACCGAAGGAATTCCTGTTAAAGATATGATATATGCTAAAGAATATATCAAGAACAAAAGTGTAACGCTTGTTGGCCCTAACTGTCCTGGTGTTATCACTCCAGAAGAGGCAAAAGTTGGCATCATGCCAGGCTTTGTATTCAAAAAAGGCAGAATAGGAATTGTATCTAAGTCTGGTACGTTAACTTACGAAGCTGCTGACCAGATTGTAAAAGCAGGTCTTGGAATCTCTACAGCCATAGGTATAGGAGGAGACCCTATCATTGGTACGTCTACAAAAGAAGCCGTTAAGCTTCTAATGGAAGATGATGAAACTGATGCTATTGTTATGATTGGAGAAATTGGCGGTAGCTATGAAGCAGAAGCTGCTAAATGGATCCAAGAAAACGGCAACAAAAAGCCAGTAGTAGGCTTTATTGCAGGGCAGACCGCGCCTGCTGGTAGAAGAATGGGGCATGCCGGTGCTATTGTTGGTGGAGCTGACGATACCGCCGCTGCTAAAATGAAGATCATGCGCGAATGTGGCCTTTCAGTAGCAGAGTCTCCTGCCGAAATTGGAGATGTTATGGTAAAGGCGTTAAAGCAAAAAGAATTAGCTTAA
- the rny gene encoding ribonuclease Y, whose translation MVDIIYLIVAAIIGLAIGVVIGRMLLAKVFSKQEEDAREKAKMIVREAELQAESVKKDKILEAKEKYLRLKSDFEEEVNKKKNIIIQNEQKLKQKDANLSRAAEQNQRKEAELDSMKENLNAQMEIVNKRKDELEKLRLQAVAKLEKLANLTADEAKEQLVEALKDEAKTKASSYVKDIVDEAKLTATKEAKKVVIETIQRTATEHAVENCVSVFNIESDDIKGKIIGREGRNIRALEAATGVEIIVDDTPEAIIISGFDPVRREVAKLALHRLVMDGRIHPARIEEVVAKTFKNVEEEIIEIGERTVIDLGIHGLHPELIKYVGRMRFRSSYGQNLLQHSREVAKMCATMASELGLNAKLAKRAGLLHDIGKVSVDEPELPHAIIGMELAKKYKESPQVCNAIGAHHDEIEMTTLISPLVQVCDAISGSRPGARREVMESYIKRLKELEELAMSFEGVTKCYAIQAGRELRVMVDAENVSDDRAGILSFEISRKIENDMQYPGQIKVTVIREMRSVNFAK comes from the coding sequence CGTGAGAGAGGCAGAACTGCAGGCGGAAAGCGTCAAGAAAGACAAAATTCTGGAGGCTAAAGAGAAGTATTTGCGGCTAAAATCTGATTTTGAAGAAGAGGTTAACAAGAAAAAGAACATTATCATCCAAAATGAGCAGAAGCTTAAGCAAAAGGATGCTAACCTTTCCAGGGCTGCCGAACAGAACCAACGTAAAGAAGCTGAGCTGGACAGCATGAAGGAAAACCTGAATGCTCAAATGGAGATTGTTAACAAAAGAAAAGATGAGCTGGAAAAGTTAAGGTTACAGGCTGTTGCTAAGCTGGAGAAGTTGGCAAACCTCACTGCCGATGAAGCCAAAGAGCAATTGGTAGAAGCTTTGAAAGATGAAGCTAAAACTAAGGCCTCGTCTTATGTCAAAGATATAGTGGACGAAGCGAAGTTGACAGCGACAAAAGAAGCTAAGAAGGTGGTAATAGAAACCATTCAGCGTACCGCTACAGAACATGCCGTAGAGAATTGTGTTTCCGTCTTTAATATTGAAAGTGACGATATCAAAGGTAAGATAATAGGCCGGGAGGGAAGGAACATTAGGGCGCTTGAAGCAGCTACTGGTGTCGAAATTATTGTAGATGATACGCCAGAAGCAATTATCATTTCAGGGTTTGACCCGGTAAGGCGTGAAGTGGCAAAGTTGGCCTTGCACCGTTTGGTAATGGATGGAAGAATCCACCCTGCAAGAATTGAAGAGGTAGTTGCTAAAACTTTTAAAAACGTAGAAGAGGAAATCATTGAAATAGGGGAGAGAACAGTCATTGACCTTGGTATTCATGGATTACACCCTGAACTGATCAAGTATGTTGGTAGAATGCGTTTTAGGTCTTCTTACGGTCAAAACCTGCTTCAGCACTCTAGGGAAGTTGCTAAAATGTGTGCCACTATGGCCTCTGAACTTGGGCTTAATGCCAAGCTTGCTAAACGTGCTGGCCTTTTACATGATATTGGTAAGGTTTCTGTTGATGAGCCTGAATTGCCGCACGCCATCATTGGTATGGAACTCGCCAAAAAATATAAAGAATCTCCGCAGGTTTGTAATGCCATTGGTGCCCACCATGATGAAATAGAGATGACAACCCTGATATCTCCTCTCGTTCAGGTGTGTGACGCTATTTCTGGTTCCAGACCTGGCGCACGACGTGAGGTAATGGAGTCTTATATTAAACGTCTTAAAGAGCTAGAAGAGCTGGCCATGTCTTTTGAAGGGGTAACAAAGTGTTATGCCATACAAGCTGGCCGTGAGTTGAGGGTAATGGTAGATGCTGAAAATGTATCTGATGATAGGGCTGGCATTCTTTCTTTTGAAATAAGTCGGAAAATTGAAAACGATATGCAATACCCTGGTCAAATAAAAGTGACAGTAATCCGAGAAATGCGTTCGGTGAATTTTGCAAAATAA